A stretch of Plectropomus leopardus isolate mb chromosome 24, YSFRI_Pleo_2.0, whole genome shotgun sequence DNA encodes these proteins:
- the LOC121962889 gene encoding uncharacterized protein LOC121962889: MMDLLWMILPVFLLRVEAQNLTEVTVELGQSATFNCSLSTTVHWLIEIRSQVKGLIAVTFTPDPEDAQYSVFTALKTKYVAMGNRLVITDVSEEDCRLYFCGRKTNNIIAVSDRFLLRSGQRSASQQSSWMWRSDPVVNASFALNVLLSVITGLVFISLCLKKKNRNYQVTDASLLTNQNAETLETPQYEEIQIRAPPAAGAAPECIYYKAQLPRPILPQY, from the exons ATGATGGATCTGCTCTGGATGATCCTCCCGGTATTTTTGTTGCGTGTCGAGGCTCAGAACCTGACGGAGGTTACGGTTGAGCTTGGCCAGAGCGCCACCTTCAACTGCTCTCTGAGCACGACCGTCCACTGGCTGATAGAGATCCGCAGTCAGGTCAAAGGACTCATCGCCGTAACTTTTACTCCAGATCCAGAAGATGCCCAGTACTCCGTTTTTACAGCGCTGAAAACCAAGTATGTGGCCATGGGGAACAGACTGGTGATCACAGACGTCTCAGAAGAAGACTGCCGGCTTTATTTCTGCGGCAGGAAGACAAACAACATCATTGCAGTGTCAGACAGATTCCTCCTCCGCTCAG gtcaaaggtcagcttcacagCAGAGCAGCTGGATGTGGCGGAGCGACCCTGTGGTTAACGCCTCCTTCGCCTTGAATGTCCTCCTCTCAGTGATAACAG GTTTGGTCtttatttctctgtgtttgaaGAAGAAGAACCGTAACTACCAGGTGACTGACGCCTCCCTGTTAACCAATCAGAACGCAGAGACACTGGAGACGCCACAG TACGAGGAGATCCAGATCagagctcctcctgctgctggtgctgctccAGAGTGTATTTACTACAAAGCTCAGCTCCCTCGACCCATACTGCCTCAGTACTGA
- the LOC121963001 gene encoding CD276 antigen homolog, with the protein MSGCQSAEVTVLWLLLVYRFSTVSCQLKVHGCVGDDVLLPCLHRELSSLPETVSVFWRDRDDGVVLNFKQNVSKQDPKFGGRVLSDPQLYRTGNFSIIMKNVSLWDSGPYTCYVPAAGFQQSVSLSVSDQCVKAVLTPPPAPPAPPAPPAPHPSGPSAGGMALTPNFITLLHLLLLLSPAGWSFH; encoded by the exons ATGAGCGGCTGTCAGAG TGCAGAAGTGACCGTCCTCTGGCTGCTGCTGGTCTACAGATTTTCTACAG TGAGCTGTCAACTGAAGGTCCATGGTTGTGTCGGAGACGACGTCCTGCTGCCGTGTCTCCACCGTGAGTTGTCCTCTCTACCAGAGACGGTGTCCGTCTTCTGGCGGGACAGAGACGACGGCGTGGTGTTGAACTTCAAGCAGAACGTCTCCAAACAGGACCCGAAGTTCGGAGGCCGAGTGTTGAGCGACCCTCAGCTGTACCGGACGGGGAACTTCTCCATCATCATGAAGAACGTCTCGCTGTGGGACAGCGGCCCGTACACGTGTTACGTCCCCGCGGCGGGCTTCCAGCAGAGCGTCTCGCTGTCCGTCTCGG ATCAGTGTGTTAAAGCGGTGTtgactcctcctcctgctcctcctgctcctcctgctcctcctgctcctcatcCTTCAGGACCGTCAGCAGGAGGTATGGCGCTCACACCGAACTTCATcactcttcttcatcttcttcttcttctgtctccgGCCGGTTGGAGTTTTCACTGA
- the LOC121963042 gene encoding LOW QUALITY PROTEIN: atypical chemokine receptor 3-like (The sequence of the model RefSeq protein was modified relative to this genomic sequence to represent the inferred CDS: inserted 1 base in 1 codon; deleted 1 base in 1 codon) yields MSLSTSDLTELLELWEELNLTAADNLSHVEALLCLGAVSHASFLHVLSVLYVFIFLVGLAANALVVWVNLCSVRNRYETHLYVLNLAVADLCTVATLPVWVASLLXGGHWPFGDTVCRLTHLVFSVNLFSSIFFLTCMSVDRYLSVTLFADAPDSRRKKVVRRLICVLVWLLALAASVPDAYFLQVVKSSHHEGTVCRPVYPADNPRDWMVGIQLSFITLGFAIPLPVIAIFYLLVAAAIPPSSDQERRVSRHIILTYIVVFLVCWLPFHAVLLLDTLSLLGVLPFSCRLENFLDVALHLTQCFSLVHCCINPVLYNFLNRNYRYDLMKAFIFKYSTKTGLARLIDSSQASETEYSAVMTMDNSVLT; encoded by the exons atgAGCCTGAGCACCAGTGACCTCACCGAGCTCCTGGAGCTGTGGGAGGAGCTAAACCTGACCGCCGCCGACAACCTGTCCCACGTGGAGGCGCTGTTGTGCTTGGGAGCCGTCAGCCACGCCTCATTCCTGCACGTCCTCTCCGTCCTCTACGTCTTCATCTTCCTGGTGGGCCTCGCCGCCAACGCCCTGGTGGTGTGGGTCAACTTGTGCTCCGTCAGGAACCGCTATGAGACTCACCTGTACGTGCTGAACCTGGCGGTGGCCGACCTGTGCACGGTGGCCACGCTGCCAGTGTGGGTAGCGTCGCTGC CAGGCGGGCACTGGCCGTTCGGAGACACCGTCTGCAGACTCACCCACCTGGTCTTCAGCGTCAACCTCTTCAGCAGCATCTTCTTCCTCACCTGCATGAGCGTGGACCGCTACCTGTCCGTCACGCTGTTCGCCGACGCCCCCGACAGCCGGAGGAAGAAGGTGGTGCGGCGGCTGATCTGCGTCCTGGTGTGGCTGCTGGCGCTGGCAGCCTCTGTCCCTGACGCCTACTTCCTGCAGGTGGTCAAGTCGTCGCACCACGAAGGCACCGTCTGTCGGCCGGTGTACCCGGCGGACAACCCTCGAGATTGGATGGTGGGCATCCAACTAAGT TTCATCACGCTTGGCTTCGCCATCCCTCTCCCCGTCATCGCCATCTTCTACCTGCTCGTGGCGGCAGCGATACCCCCCAGCTCGGATCAGGAGCGCCGCGTCAGCCGCCACATCATCCTCACCTACATCGTGGTCTTCCTGGTGTGCTGGCTACCGTTCCATGCCGTCCTCCTGCTGGACACGCTGTCGCTGCTCGGCGTCCTGCCATTCAGCTGCCGGCTGGAGAACTTCCTGGATGTGGCGTTGCACCTGACGCAGTGCTTCTCGCTGGTCCACTGCTGCATCAACCCTGTCCTCTACAACTTCCTCAACAGAAACTACCGCTACGACCTCATGAAGGCTTTCATCTTCAAGTACTCCACCAAGACCGGGCTCGCCAGGCTCATCGACAGCTCTCAGGCCTCCGAGACCGAGTACTCTGCGGTGATGACAATGGACAACAGCGTCCTGACGTGA